From the Criblamydia sequanensis CRIB-18 genome, the window ATCCAGCTTGAAATTGCAACCGGCGAGCCAATCATCTATGAATTTAAATATGGCTCCTTCTACCGAAAAGAATCTTAAACAAATCATTCATGAAAGAAATTTACCTTGATAATAGCATGGCTTCAAAGCCATCAAAAAAAGCCGTCAGTGAAATGATGCCTTATCTAGGGGAGCGGTTCGGCTCGCCTTATTCTCCGCATAAGTTAGGTGAAAAAGCTCAAAAAGGGGTTCAAGAAGGCTTTAGGAGTCTTTATTCGTCTTTAAAAGCGAATGAGCAAGATACGATTGTTTTTACCTCGTCCGGGGCTGAAGCTGTCAACCAAGCGATCCTCTCCGCCTATCTGACACATACTCTTGAAAGCGGAAGAAATCAATTCCTGGCAGGAGCGAATGATGAAGCGGCTGCCATTATGTCTTTGAATCGCCTTAAGGATTTTTCCTGCAATTATAAACTGATAGGTCCTAATAAACAGGGATTAATTACAAAAGAAGCTGTTGGAAATGCGTTAACCCCAAGAACGGCTTTAGTATCCCTTTCTCTTGCCAATGGCCTGACAGGGGTCATCAACCCTATCTCTCAAATTTCAGAATTGTTAAAGGAAAGAGCCATTTTATTCCATGTCGATGCGACCCATGCCATAGGAAAATTGGATCTTGATCTTAATGAATTAGGCGTTCACTTTTTAAGTTTCGGAGGAGAGACCATCCACGCCCCTTTTGGAGCGGGCGCTCTCTATATTAAAGAGGGCCTCAAAGCAGCCCCTTTTATTCAAGGTGGCGTTGAGCAAGCGCACTTAAGAGGAGGGCCGTTTAGTGTAGCCATGCTTTTAGCTTTAGGAACTTGCCTTAGGGAAGCTGAAGAGACAAAAATGATCCTTGCCACAGAAACAGCAAGGCTTAGAAACCTGCTTGAAGACCTTATTATTGAAAAGCTGCCAACAGCCTTGCCTTTTTATCAAGAGGAAGAAAGGCTTCCTCATGTATCCGCTATAGCCTTTCCCGGAGTTACTGCCGAGACTTTACTTTGGAGACTTAATGAAG encodes:
- a CDS encoding cysteine desulfurase family protein; its protein translation is MKEIYLDNSMASKPSKKAVSEMMPYLGERFGSPYSPHKLGEKAQKGVQEGFRSLYSSLKANEQDTIVFTSSGAEAVNQAILSAYLTHTLESGRNQFLAGANDEAAAIMSLNRLKDFSCNYKLIGPNKQGLITKEAVGNALTPRTALVSLSLANGLTGVINPISQISELLKERAILFHVDATHAIGKLDLDLNELGVHFLSFGGETIHAPFGAGALYIKEGLKAAPFIQGGVEQAHLRGGPFSVAMLLALGTCLREAEETKMILATETARLRNLLEDLIIEKLPTALPFYQEEERLPHVSAIAFPGVTAETLLWRLNEEGVYASIGGGSLQQLSLILSSAGVPKDLAQAALSFSLSRETTQEDIENAANIIVKCVNQLLPLSSQLKFKRGEEE